The Helianthus annuus cultivar XRQ/B chromosome 11, HanXRQr2.0-SUNRISE, whole genome shotgun sequence region ttttttaggttttgtaTTCATTTCAAAATTGAATTGCAGATTGATTGATTAGTTGCAATCAAAGATCTTGtttgttaaaatattttttttaagttcAAATCTCAAATCAAATAAGGGGAAATCGAATTTTTCTATTAAATCAAATCAGTAAGAATCGGTTCTGCCATTTTTAGGAATtcaaaaaaaaactgtttttcaAAAAGAACATAAAGTATGTTTTAGAAAAGTTTCGAGAAAAGTTTCAAAACGAATCTCAAATAGCAATTCGAGAAATCCTACATGGTAGAAAACTTTCGTGGTATAAAATCTTCGTGGTAGAAAACCTTCGTGGTACAAATCCTTCGTGGTGAAAATCAACCTTTGTGGTACATAACCTTCGTGGTGCAAGAACCTCCATGGTAACAAGACTTGTGTTACAAAGAAGACCTGTGTGGCAAACAAAACCAATCGAGATATTTCATGCGGGAAAGATTCAGTATCATTCGTCTTCAACTTCCTTTCTCTTATATCACTCGCAGCTAATCCAACAATCTTCTAAACATCTCTATCAAACATAACAAAAGAAACACTACCAGTCTCATCTTGCACTCGGACTTGCAGCTTGAACCTGAAATATATATAAATGCCTAAATAAGCTCCCAAACTATATCGAAATATCAGTCTTAAACTATATAAATAAAATGTTAAATAATCATCATTTCTTACTTTGTGGTGATGGATGTACATTCACTATGACATTTGGGACAAACCAAAGCAGTCGCAGGCATTTGAAGAATATCTTCATAAACATTTTCAACATTCTGTAAGTATTCACTTTTACCTATGACCTTCTTGAAACACTTACGACAGGCAGGATAAAACCAACCATACTCTTCTTGCACAATCTTTATCATCGCAaccacaacacaacacaacacaacacattTCCTGCAAAAATAGTATATCCACATGTAATCTATAGTTTGACAAACATGTAGGTGATAAACTAAACAACTAACCAAACTATATAAAAAGTTGTGAAAACTCTCTATCTCACTAatctcatcaacatgtttcttcacACCATCTGTTACAAATTCTTTATGCAATGGAAAAACAGTCTGAGATGAAAGTATTGTTTGAGAAGTAGAACCACCCCCTTGTCCTTGATTCAGTATAAGACTATTCGATACCACAAATGATTAGAATTAGTATACAAATAACATGAAACAAAGTATTTGACTTCAAAAATATATACAGTCCAAATTATGTTGACAAATTACCTCCTCCTTAGCTGATTAACTTCATCGATTTCTTCATTCAGAAACAGTCGAGTTGCAAACTTATCACTTTGAACTGTAAATTGATCTACATGCAAAAGTATATAAATTTTTAGTCAACCTGTTATTATGTTGCCAGAAATAAAGAGTATAGTTATGATTTGCAGAAACTAACAAAAATTACCTTTCCATTCCTTACACTTTTCGTGTTGTATAACAACCATCACATGCTCATGAGGTGGGGTTTTAGAGATGAAGTCGTTAAACTGTAGAGCATAATCATTCCACATAGTACATCGCAAAAACATACCCCTACATGAAAACAATATTCATATGACCATTTTTTTATAATCTATAAAATCAAAACTAAATTGAATGAGTAACAACATAAAATCAAAGGAAATTTATGAGCATTTATTAAAGTAATAAATGAACCACAAATTAACTAACATATTCACTTGAATAATAAATTGTTGTTCTCATTTATTACCATGATTCCACATTAGATACAAACACTATTGATCTCATTTATTACCATTATCATGATTCCACATTAAATACCAACATTCTTAATCTTATTTATTAACTTCATTGCACCTTAAATACAAACAATCATTTGTACATGACTGAACATGTAAACGACCACTTACTCCAAGTCTTGAATATCGAAATTCATCCTCTTAGTTTCTTTTGGAGGTCCGCCAAAGAATTCAAGATCTCCACACCAAACCACAGATCCAACAACATCTATATGATCACATTATACAACAGAGTAAgtaaaaatttttaattttatacAGAGAAgacatgattacaaaaatatacacTACCAACACTCAAAGATTTTACTGCCTCTCCTTGAAGAATATCTTGATAAGCTCTAAAGTTGAAACCATACTCAAAACCTTGCCAATCTCTCACAGGTGTAACAATTGTGCATTGataaaagttgattttataaGTCATGTGCTACAACTTTatataaatctttattttcaCCCACACCAAATTTCGACAGAGTAACAACAGCATCTTCTTGAAGTTGTCCATCAAAAACAGGTATCAAATGATTTTTAATACCTCCTTGAATCTTAGCACCCTGAAGAACATTTAAACAAAGTATTTTTTAGCATACAAAACCTACAGTCTTTGATAGAACGGAAaaaacacaaatataaattaCCTTTTCATCAATGAAGATGGGATACATTTTATAACCCTGATTCCATTTTCGGATGATCCTCGCTTTCATGTGCCACATATCTTTCTCAGGATTCAAATCGTTAACAAAACTAAGATTGTTACTCTCACCTGATGTTGACATGCTTCTAATTTGGAatgaattcaaatttcaaaatccGAAATTAGAGAAGATGGGAGTGTGATGATATATGAGGAGGTAAATGAGAAGAAAAACCTTATATAAGAAGATGATTGACAGGAGtgagtgagtgacatgcattaattgcaaaTTACGTATTCCcatgcattttgaatttgaaatttccGGCAATTAACCTCTGCTGATATAATGGCATTGTATCAACCTTGAACCTCTGTTGGTTATTAAAGTATACATGGATATGGGTAGTGGTTTTCTTGCCAGAggtttaaatttattttaaagtaattttatatattaagacttatgatgcaataatgacataagaaagaCATTGTTGGAAAACCTCTATGGCTGCCacctcagcttttcttatgtcagtGGCATTTGCCCTTTTATAGAAGGTATAGttaatatagatatagattatcaataaaaaaaataaacgatGCCATTTCGTCGGAAAGAGAACATTAGCATAACGGATTTTTGGGGAAATACAGTCGATGACCTTCATATGGAGTAAACACAGGTTAAAGACTGCAAGTATGGATTGGGAGAACCTGGTGAAATTTAACTTGATCTCATAAATGTAATGTATTTTTTCTTGTAATATTGGGTGAGTAACCGGGTGTTGGCTATGTTGCTACAACCTCAATGATAATATCCGTCTGTAAATTATTGGTGATGAATACAAGTAGTAATTTGctgataaaaaataaaaataaaaataaacgatGCAACTTTATAAGATGGCTTTTGCTTGCCACGTTCTTACAGAATCATTCATTATGTTACAAGCTCTTGTTTATTTGCCATATcgttattaattattatttgtcCAGATCTTGATTTAACCTGCAAGAAGTTGCTCCACATTCATGGGAACCATAAATTGTTGTGATCCACTATATAACATGTCTGAAAAGAAGGTTGCAGCTGCTTCTGTTGGATGGACACGATCCcaaaaaaaatggtttttcctGTTTGGACAAAAGCGCGCTATTGGGATGCATAGCACATCAGCATTTAGGTTTCCGAGCCCACAACAAGCTTCTTTTATCTCTGTAAACcctaaaatcaaacataaatatataataatataagcTTTTATTATTACTTTGCCTTTGGCTAACCAACACTTTCTTATTAATAGCGGATATTTAATGCCATCACTTTGTTGTAGTTTTACTCTTAAGTTGTCGTTGACAGTGACATGTTCAAATCTTTTTGAACGGGGATTATcataaagttttatttttaacaaATACAACCAGCAGATAACTcatgttttttttaaaagaaaaaaaaccttgattttaTTAAAAGAAGTCCAACAAATGCTAGTGATTAGGGTCAGCGATCCTCCCATGACCCTCTTTGTTTTCACCCACATTTGTGGATAGATTAGTTGAAGTGACTTTAAAAAGAAATTTGTTGCGACACCATGTTTCGAAAGATTCTAGTTTTGTGACTGTACAAATATATAATgtatattattccatatataagatACCATAAGTCTCATTTTGGAAGAGGCTGACCCAAGCACCATAATAATCAAAGTAAGCAGAATTCATTCCCGGTAATTCAGACTTCAATCCTTGTAGTATCATCTTTAGACCATCATTATACTTGATCGCCATATTATTTAATTCGACGTTGCATTCACCAGTTCGGTTTGTCCTTCTTTGAATCGGGCAACAACCAATTGCCGGAACTCCAGTCACCACCAATTTCTGCGCACCCAGTCCATACAACGTCTGCATTTGTTTCAAACTCATTCATTTAAATCAGTTAAACAAGTTTTTTATTTCTAAAATATCTTGTTAGTTAGCAAAAGTcttaccttaaataaccctttgAAGGTGGACAACATACGATCAACATATTGTTGTGGGGTATACAGTTTAGCAACAAGCGAACCGACCGTAAAATATGCAAACAAATCGTTGGTTCCGATAACAATTGGGAATAAGGATTTGGATAGTGTTGGTTCAGGTCCCACAATACACTCACAATCACTCTCACGTAAGTATGTATATTAGAGAATTGGTAGCTCAAAGATAAATGATAATATGCAGAAGGTTATTCTATTCAATAAAACAAAGGCTTTAAATAGCCACAACATTACAAACGTGggaataataaaactaataaaaaactaATTCCTATCCTTAAGAATCGGTCAACTAAATAGACTACTTCTCTAATTAACCACATGCATATAATTCACCAACGTACAGGTCCTTATGAATCGGCCAAACCCCAACCAATCCAATATTAACAAAACGTTCAGATCCATAACCATCACCCGTGACCCGTATGTTGAACCGTAACCGACCCGATCAAGATTAATCCCAACAGATAGATGGGCCTGTGCACCAGATGGTCCTAGTTGACGGACCAATCTGTCGCGGACCATGGTGAAGTAGTCCACTTGTTGTCCTAACGAAAGTGCCTGTATCTGCATTCACAATGAATATAAAAGTAAAAGTTACTTTAAACAAGTTACGTATGCTATATATTTTGTATAGTATATATTTTGTATAGTATATACAAGTTGCATACCATGAAGGCCATGTTTGAACTTTTTTAGTTATAGTTTGATGGGGTTAACAATTGTTGAATCTCTCCTTGAGAGTATAAGCTTTGCATATCATCGGTATATATAGTTAAAGAGTACAGGTTATTAGGATTACATAATTACACTAACACCCCGTATTAATAATAAACATTATAAAATAACCAAAGGTTTATTTAATCTATGTAACAGTTGGCTTCTTACAGCGATTATTCGACCGGATTCGTTAAGTATGCCGCCGCCTCCAGACGCAAAGCTGACTCCAGTGATGGGTGGTGTTGCACCACCAACCAACGATAAATACGGTGGTGGCGTTGGTAATCCAATCTCCTTCACTGTCAAAACATAAAAGTGTGCAACAAGTGGATTTTACGAGTATAATTTAGGGGTGTGTTTCGCTAAAAAAGAAAATGACTAAATACAAGTGGAATAATACCAAGAAAGTCAGCAATATTCTTCCCATTAGAGAATCTTCCGGTGGGTTTGCTGTTGGGAAAATCAATGCCATTGTGGGGGAAATTAGCCTTGACAACTGAAAGTAGTAGGTAATTATTGTTTCCGACGTCCATAAACGAGTCACCAAATACGTAAATAGCTGGTGCAGCAGCAGGTTGAGCTTTACAGACACTAATGGTAAACACCAAAACGCACACCAACATAAAAGCCATGGTGTGTGCGTGAACGTGTGTGGGGGGTTTGTGGGGTTTATAAATGAGCTAATGGCTACCTGCTAACGTGGATAATAAGGAGTTTGAGTGTGAGTGAAGGTTATCATTTAGACTTTGTTGCACAAGGCAGGCAAATGTGTCAACCATTAGTTAATGTGGTAGGTATTTTTATGATTTAGACCACCTGTAATTGGCATGTGGGGCTCAGGTCTTATCATCGCCACACCCACGGAACACCTTGATGCAGTTCCGTGAGCGGGGCGTGGAGGAGGGGCTTGTGAGTTAGCCCCCGGGTGTGAAGAAAATGTGTTAGAAGCCAATATGATAGGGTTTAAGGATGGTAAAATGTAGATAATCTTACCTCTACTTTGttggaatagagagactgcttccaatgAGACTCCCGATTCTATAATCGGGACAAAGGCCAATTAGTGTGTACCctcttgtctttcggctatcaacaccATCACaagatgcatgattaaccatccccccacttttaacgttattttacgagattagtaaaataacgttaaaattagtgcaatttcacttttgccctcgATTTTTTTAATACAGTGAGGACAGATTAAATTCCCAAATCTTTTTATTCTGCAATACTTCATTTCATTTCTtttgaatttacatcgagatagttggtaaacgggcaacaagctatGCCGCTACCGCTTTtggaatagcaaaactaagccttttaaaaactacgtccatagatatcagggtcataacattactatgcatgaccctttgaactcgactaagtaggtccacagcctctggcgccagaaaaccaaaagtatcaaaagcaaatgggataaacacgtgttggttgtcaaggcacgctttctcatgtttggtcactttacccgaagcagcCTTTAAAGCAGTCTGACCCACCGTGAAAGCACTAACCCCTAACCCCACAAGcggggaaacccctgttagatccacaccgccatgttttcctcctacccatccaaagaccagaatgtcggctggtcgaagggtagatctcccttccaacgggtttgttaagaaattaacgggtgcctctttcttagcagaaataccagcgcacctgaatatgtcaaaaaggacatccctaaccaaatcatgtcggTATTTGAACCCCGGGAACTCTCTACAATGAACTGCATGCTTCCCAAAGGAATCCAAACACGCCTTATGACAAACAGGGCATACCTCATCAACTGGGAATAAAGGAATCATGAGGCGATACTTAAGGATAGTACGATACTCCACCGGCGATATATGCTGGCCTAACCCATCTATAGGTATAGCAAAAAGGAAATCTTGTGCATGTGGTGCTCGGAGACACTCAAAAACGGCTTTTTGTCTAACGGTCAAGTCAAACTGTACTTCGATTTCATGGACAATTTTACTAAAAAGAGCACTCGCCAATGCATGTTGGGCTTTGGGGGGGGGCGGTGTCCTTATTAGTGAAACTGCTGAAGTCAAAGCTTGGAATCGTATCACGAAGACAAGCCAAAGCACAAACATAATCAGAATCCATACCACATATGCCACTGTCTCTTAAGATGTGGTCCTGTAGCACCCACGATTGGGCCCTCGAGACTACAAAAGCATAGGATGAAGCCTCTACAGCCGAATACAACCCCAAACCCCCAAACCTAATAGGTAAAGAGGCAAGTCGCCACTGGAGGTCTCCAAAGAAAGGACCTCCACAAACCACCAATTCCTCAATCGCCTCACGCAAATCTTTGTCAAAGAACAACGCTGCATCTTCCATATGTACAGGTTGGCATGTCCTCAAGCCAAAGAAAAGCTTGGCAATGCCCATACAGGATCGAAGCAAGAGTAGTTCGCTTTGTGGGTCACCTAATTTGGGTAGAAGACGCATCAAATCTACCGccttagcagctcttttctttgCCAACCCACTAATAAAGCTTGCGTCTCTACTAACGGCCCCCCCAAGAAGCTTCACCCCGACTAATGGCCTCCCGATGTCCTTAGGAAATAGCCCTTCACGAAACTTGCTACCATCACAAGAAGGCCAAAATAGCTCAGTTTTCTTAATATTGAGTTCAAGACCCAATGTTGGACCCGTCACCTTAATGACGTCCAACACTCTAGCCACCTCTTCTGAACCCCCAATGACAGTCCCATCATCAAGATACCAAGCATGAAGGAGAAGATTGCATTTGTCTCTAATCTGATGCACAAGGGGGTGTAAAACAAGAGCGAAAAGAAGTGGTCCCAATGGGTCCCCTTGCTGAACTCCCGTGGTAGACCAAATGTGTCGATCTCCAAGATACAATCTTGCTGGCTGCCCATATAGAAATTCAACCCACAAAGAAATAGAAGGGCACCTCATCCTGACCTCACGAAGTAAGGCTGATCTATCCACCTGGTTAAAAGCATTAGAAAAATCTACAGTAAGCATTGCAAGAGACCTATCAGTGTGACATTCACTTAGAATCCTGTTGACACTGTGTAAAATGGCCTGAGCGCCAGCCTCGATTGCCCACACTTATTTATACATTAGATATTTTATACAATATTTAATCTAtgaattaatttgatttttcttaAATAAGTTGTGCTTCGCAATTAAAAAAAGAAACTAGTTATGCAGTCTTCTTTGTTAATTTTTTCTTAACATCCCGGATATAATTTCCAAAACAAAGTTGTTTTATAAACATGTATATTTTTTTGTCTTGGTGTGAAATCAAAGCTCAGTGGTTTAGATTAGAGAGTAGAGATAGAACGTGAGGAAGATGTACTAACCTTTGGGGTGGAAGAGGAGAAGGATGGCTTGTCCGTTAGCGGCTTCAGCAGCGGTCCTTGCGAACTCGTATGTGGCATCCACTACAAAACCGACAAACAGACAAGATGACTCATACAAATGACtcaataaaaatataaaagaCACTAAAAATATTTAGACTCCTATGACTCAAACAAAAAATTAGCATGTATGATGTCAAATAAGTCCAAACAAAGTAGTCAACGCAATTGCAAAAGAGTCCCCgacaacgacgccaaaaacttgatgtgcaaaaagtagtttaataaaaaCGATCTAAATTAACCTAACTTAGACACTAAGTAATACTTTGGACTCTCTAAAATCGACTAAACTACTAACCGGCAAGCGAACCGATCGACTCTAGTAAAGCTAAGTAAGTCCGGAAATCGAACCTACTGGACTCTATTTAACTATGTTAACTAACTTATCTAGACTGACACTTACATGACTCGAATTGTTTTTGTATTTGGGGGAGGGggttctaaatatcctaaaagtgcgatttaatcaaattaattaactaagttaactagaCATGAACGAACTTAGGTTTACTCAGATGATGGAGATGACTACCTAGACTGGAATCCTGCATTCTACTAGTAATGATTTATTAGGATGTTAATTATTATGGAATTGGGATCGTTTAATGCTAAACCTATCGAGACACTGAACAAGACCCCTGACCCTTCTAAGGAAGACACTTATTGAGCTCTAAAGGCTGTTATGGAGACCGGTTGGTCTAGACTCCCTCACGGGTTATCTAAGTGGTTCATGAAAGTACCCTAATCCGATCTACTCCCTCACGGGTTA contains the following coding sequences:
- the LOC110887599 gene encoding uncharacterized protein LOC110887599, with the translated sequence MLTVDFSNAFNQVDRSALLREVRMRCPSISLWVEFLYGQPARLYLGDRHIWSTTGVQQGDPLGPLLFALVLHPLVHQIRDKCNLLLHAWYLDDGTVIGGSEEVARVLDVIKVTGPTLGLELNIKKTELFWPSCDGSKFREGLFPKDIGRPLVGVKLLGGAVSRDASFISGLAKKRAAKAVDLMRLLPKLGDPQSELLLLRSCMGIAKLFFGLRTCQPVHMEDAALFFDKDLREAIEELVVCGGPFFGDLQWRLASLPIRFGGLGLYSAVEASSYAFVVSRAQSWVLQDHILRDSGICGMDSDYVCALACLRDTIPSFDFSSFTNKDTAPPQSPTCIGECSF
- the LOC110889285 gene encoding GDSL esterase/lipase At5g55050 — translated: MAFMLVCVLVFTISVCKAQPAAAPAIYVFGDSFMDVGNNNYLLLSVVKANFPHNGIDFPNSKPTGRFSNGKNIADFLVKEIGLPTPPPYLSLVGGATPPITGVSFASGGGGILNESGRIIAIQALSLGQQVDYFTMVRDRLVRQLGPSGAQAHLSVGINLDRVGYGSTYGSRVMVMDLNVLLILDWLGFGRFIRTCTLVNYMHVVN
- the LOC110889286 gene encoding GDSL esterase/lipase At5g55050 yields the protein MLSTFKGLFKTLYGLGAQKLVVTGVPAIGCCPIQRRTNRTGECNVELNNMAIKYNDGLKMILQGLKSELPGMNSAYFDYYGAWVSLFQNETYGFTEIKEACCGLGNLNADVLCIPIARFCPNRKNHFFWDRVHPTEAAATFFSDMLYSGSQQFMVPMNVEQLLAG